Proteins found in one Rhodospirillales bacterium genomic segment:
- a CDS encoding zinc ABC transporter substrate-binding protein — translation MHRFLTRTLVAGCLAAAAALSTLPASAEVRVFACEPEWASLAQEVGGSDVTVYSATHGGQDPHHIRARPSLIAQIRRADLLFCSGAELEVGWLPVLMQRGGRLGIQPGQPGHLMAAEHVEVLERPTVIDRSMGDVHASGNPHVHADPRNITVLASEVAARLGAIDPDRADAYQSRLADFHARWDNAMAQWEPRAEALRGTPLIVQHAFWAYLFNWLGLEKVTSMERVPGIPPSAPYLQEVLQHSRSTEVKAIVRANYEPTDAAEWLSERSGLPLVELPSTVGSFPEVTDLFSYFSEILTRLEAIPD, via the coding sequence ATGCATCGTTTCCTTACACGCACCCTGGTGGCGGGCTGCCTGGCGGCAGCGGCAGCCCTGTCCACGCTCCCGGCCTCGGCGGAGGTGCGGGTATTCGCCTGCGAACCCGAGTGGGCTTCCCTTGCCCAGGAAGTGGGCGGCAGTGACGTGACCGTGTACTCCGCGACGCACGGCGGGCAGGACCCCCATCACATCCGCGCCCGGCCGAGCCTGATCGCCCAGATCCGCCGGGCGGACCTCCTGTTCTGCTCCGGGGCCGAGCTTGAGGTCGGCTGGCTCCCGGTCCTGATGCAACGGGGCGGACGACTGGGCATCCAGCCGGGACAGCCGGGCCACCTGATGGCGGCCGAACACGTGGAGGTCCTGGAACGTCCCACGGTCATCGACCGCAGCATGGGTGACGTCCATGCAAGCGGCAATCCGCACGTCCACGCTGACCCCCGCAACATCACGGTGCTTGCCAGCGAGGTCGCCGCACGCCTCGGCGCAATCGATCCTGATCGTGCCGATGCCTACCAGTCCCGGCTGGCGGACTTCCATGCCCGCTGGGACAACGCAATGGCGCAATGGGAGCCCCGCGCGGAAGCGCTCCGTGGCACCCCGCTGATCGTTCAGCACGCCTTCTGGGCCTACCTTTTCAACTGGTTGGGCTTGGAAAAGGTCACCTCCATGGAGCGCGTGCCCGGCATCCCGCCGTCCGCTCCATACCTTCAGGAAGTGCTCCAACATTCCCGTTCGACGGAAGTCAAGGCCATCGTTCGTGCTAATTACGAGCCCACCGACGCCGCGGAATGGCTGTCGGAGCGAAGTGGCCTCCCGCTCGTGGAGCTGCCCTCCACGGTGGGTTCCTTCCCCGAGGTCACGGACCTCTTTTCGTACTTCTCCGAGATCCTGACCCGGCTGGAGGCCATTCCCGACTAG
- a CDS encoding CDGSH iron-sulfur domain-containing protein: MSSPIVAQEEPFCVEVEAGKNYAWCACGRSEKQPWCDGSHRDTEFSPVVWKAEKSETVFLCGCKSTGDKPYCDGTHNML; encoded by the coding sequence ATGAGTTCCCCAATCGTTGCCCAAGAGGAGCCCTTCTGCGTCGAAGTCGAGGCTGGAAAGAACTACGCCTGGTGTGCCTGTGGCAGAAGCGAGAAGCAGCCCTGGTGTGATGGCTCACACCGGGACACAGAGTTCTCGCCGGTCGTATGGAAGGCAGAGAAATCAGAAACGGTGTTCCTGTGCGGGTGCAAGTCGACCGGCGACAAGCCGTACTGTGATGGCACCCACAACATGCTTTGA
- a CDS encoding fumarylacetoacetate hydrolase family protein — protein MWTTEQSAAVLLEHRRKLRPQHELPSGAVPADRDAAYRVQDALIQLHLDAGDGPVAGWKVALTNPAMQAMFGVDEPAEGAIFGPLVHASGKRLDPGKYRHLGAEGEIVLRMRESLTPDQAPFTAESVSESVGGYMAGIEIVDDRDAGADATIGLLVADNAMNYGCALGRESAYTPTIDLARVSGRLTIDGQPAGEGVGENVLGGPLHVLALLGNSLARRGRSLRAGDIVMTGSLAVTVWPQPGEAIRWEVDGLDPVEFSLAPDGTT, from the coding sequence ATGTGGACGACTGAGCAATCGGCAGCGGTGCTGCTGGAACACCGGCGCAAGCTTCGACCCCAGCACGAACTCCCATCGGGAGCGGTACCTGCGGACCGGGATGCGGCGTACCGCGTGCAGGATGCACTGATCCAGCTTCACCTTGATGCGGGCGACGGCCCGGTGGCGGGGTGGAAGGTCGCGCTCACCAATCCGGCCATGCAGGCAATGTTTGGTGTGGACGAGCCGGCCGAAGGCGCCATCTTCGGGCCCCTCGTGCATGCATCGGGGAAACGACTGGATCCCGGAAAGTACCGTCATCTGGGTGCGGAGGGCGAAATCGTCCTCCGCATGCGCGAGTCGCTCACGCCGGACCAGGCTCCGTTTACCGCAGAATCGGTGTCCGAGTCCGTCGGCGGGTACATGGCCGGGATCGAGATCGTCGACGATCGGGATGCGGGCGCGGACGCGACCATCGGGCTCCTCGTGGCCGACAACGCGATGAACTACGGCTGCGCGCTCGGGCGCGAATCGGCGTACACACCGACGATCGATCTCGCGCGTGTTTCCGGGCGGTTGACGATCGACGGTCAGCCGGCGGGGGAGGGCGTCGGCGAGAACGTGCTGGGTGGTCCGCTGCACGTCCTGGCGTTGCTGGGGAACTCGCTGGCGAGACGCGGCCGGAGCCTGCGGGCGGGTGACATCGTCATGACGGGAAGCCTGGCGGTGACCGTCTGGCCGCAACCGGGTGAGGCGATTCGGTGGGAGGTTGATGGACTTGATCCCGTTGAGTTCTCGCTTGCCCCCGACGGGACGACGTAA
- a CDS encoding fumarylacetoacetate hydrolase family protein gives MGMVEEVRVHRLVEHLLAGRADGTAFDGTWDDSLTPQTMAEAYRVQDTIVRRMRPRGTEPGGWRIALTTDAQQKQHGVVHPVVGPVWDRDLHASPFGLPVGDTHNPLAGAELALRIKQPMSAEDGPWSRESAAAAVEAAALAVVIYDDRNISGLAAYTIGLGIADLAGSALGILGPETDDLGALELDGLELHTTLDGRDVGVASTSTYLAHPYEIVSWVATHLNVRRRQLEPGDVVLLGSPGDPFPLGPGDRIAVANDALGIAELALEVQPGAA, from the coding sequence ATGGGGATGGTGGAAGAGGTCCGGGTCCACCGACTCGTGGAACATCTCTTGGCTGGTCGCGCCGACGGCACCGCGTTTGACGGGACATGGGACGACAGCCTGACGCCGCAGACGATGGCGGAGGCCTATCGCGTTCAGGATACGATTGTCCGGCGCATGCGCCCTCGGGGGACCGAACCCGGCGGCTGGCGGATCGCGCTGACCACGGATGCCCAGCAGAAGCAACACGGCGTCGTGCATCCGGTGGTCGGGCCTGTCTGGGATCGGGACCTGCACGCTTCCCCGTTCGGATTGCCTGTCGGCGACACGCATAACCCGCTGGCGGGCGCCGAACTTGCACTGCGAATCAAGCAGCCAATGTCGGCCGAGGATGGTCCCTGGAGCCGTGAATCGGCGGCCGCGGCCGTCGAAGCGGCGGCGTTGGCCGTCGTGATTTACGACGACCGCAACATTTCCGGGCTGGCTGCGTACACGATCGGGCTGGGTATCGCGGACCTGGCCGGCTCAGCCCTGGGCATCCTCGGCCCGGAAACTGATGACCTCGGCGCGCTGGAACTCGATGGCCTCGAACTCCACACCACCTTGGACGGGCGTGACGTGGGCGTGGCCAGCACGTCGACCTATCTCGCTCATCCGTACGAAATCGTGTCCTGGGTCGCGACTCATCTCAATGTCCGCCGTCGACAACTTGAGCCGGGCGATGTCGTGCTGCTGGGATCCCCGGGTGATCCGTTTCCACTGGGCCCTGGCGATCGAATCGCGGTCGCCAATGACGCGCTTGGCATTGCGGAACTGGCGCTTGAGGTTCAACCGGGGGCCGCTTGA